The Rubricoccus marinus nucleotide sequence ATGCCCGCGCCGAAAAACGCGGTCGCCTCGTCGTCCAGGCTCAGCAACGCCAACACCTCGTCGCGGAGCGCGACGTCGGGGACGCCGTGGGTGTCCAGGCAGGCGCGGTCGAGAAAGGAGCGGCGCTCGGGGGGCGGCATCTCGGCGGCGTCCGCGAAGACGGCCTCGATGCGCGCCCACCGGTCGGGGTCGAGTTCCACGGCGGTGGGCGTGTGGGGCCTCGGAACGTACGGCTCTGTGTTTACACGCGCTAGCCTCTGGCGCCAGAGGCTCTGCGGATGATCATGCCGATAACGGCGCCAGCCCCCGCGCTCGCGATAAGGGCGATAACGACGAGCGCGAGACCAAATGCGAGCATCGCTGTGGGGTCCCCCACCGTCATGCACTCAAAGTCATCTGGCGCGCACGGCTCGGGTCTGGAGATGGCCCAGAGCAGCGCGCCCGCGGTCCCGCTGCTTGCCACGAGTCCCTGCACGGCTTTCCAGAACGGCGTCGGTAGCCTCTGCCGCCGCGACGGCGGGGCGGGGATCTCGCGCCGCCAACGGTTGAGCGCCACGAGTCCTGGAGCCGCGAGGAACACCACAAAGGCCGCCCCCCCTATCGGGTATGGGAAGACGCTGTTTTCTGCGCCCCATGATGCCACCGCGAGAACGGCCCACGCGGCCAAGCCCGTCCCAAAAAAGAGCACGAAAGAATTGCTCAGACCCGATCGGTAGTCGCGATGCATCGGCTGAAGGTAGGAGCACTCCCCTTGCGCTCGCCCTTGCGCCAGAGGCTACCGGCGGCGCTCGTAGTCGTCCCGGGAGCGGGCGTAGTCGCGGCGGAGGCGGTCGGTCACGCGCTGCGCGGCGAAGTCGGCGAGGCGGTCCAGCCCCGTTGCCATCTCGGCCGAGGACAGGCCGGCAAGCGCTCGCGCGGTGATGACGTTGCCCGCGGCGGCGGGGAGCCCGAAGAGCGAGCCGGTCAGCACCTCGCGCTCTTGGATGCGGCCGTCCCAGAGTTCGCGGCCCGTGGCGGCTTCGAGGAGGAGCAGGTCGCCTTCGATGACGAAAAACGTGGCGCCCTCGAAGGAGTCCGCCACGAGCGCGTAGTCCCGGATACGGAGGTCGAGGATAAAGTCGGCGCCAGAGGGACGGGCGGCGGGAGAGAAGCGGAGCGTCTCGGCGCTCTGCGCGAGGACCTGCCGCGCGATGCGGTCGGCGACATCCACGCGCGCTACCGCGCTATCGAGCCGCGCCTGGGCACGCTGCACCTGCCGGTACTTCTCGGCGGCGGTGCCGACGCGCGCCATGCTGCCGAGCGGATCGCGCAGGCGGATCGCGCCCTCCTCCGGGCTCCCGGCCTGCACGCGCGGGTGCGGCGGAATCGCGGCGACGATCGCGATGCGGGACTGGTCCAGCGAGACCTCGCGCAGGCGGTTGGACGGCCCGCACGCGGCGAGAGCGGGCAACAGGCCGAGAAGGAGGACCGCCATCGCCAGAGGCCGGGCCTGGAGAGCGGAGGGCAGACGGGAAGCGGGGGTGCGGAACACAGATGTGCGTCGGAGGGTGCGCTAGTTTAGCCGCCCCGCTCCCGCTTCCGGTAACGGCGCCTCTGGCGCCCGCCTCCCGCCTCCTGCTATGCCGTACGTCGTCGCCCAGCCCTGCATCAACTGCAAGCACACCGACTGCGTCGAGGTCTGCCCCGTGGACTGCTTCTACGAGGGCCCCAACTTCCTCGTCATCAACCCTGACGAGTGCATCGACTGCAACGCCTGCGTGCCGGTCTGCCCCGTGGAGGCCATCTACGCCGATGACGAGTTGCCCGAGGAGTGGACGCACTACGCGGAGTGGAACACCTACCTCGCCAACCAATGGCAGGCGCTCGGCTACAACATCACGGAGAAGAAGCCCGAGCTGCCGCAAGCCGAAGAGTGGGCCTCACCGCCGCAGTCCGAGACCAAGAACGAGGAGGACATCCTGACCTGGGAGGGCGCGGAGTAGAGGCGTACCGGATACGCCTACCGCTCAGGCCGCTCTACGCCAGAGGCCTCTGTGGCGCGCTGGGCGTCGGGCGTTCTAAAGGCCCGACAGTAGGTCGGACACACCAGCGGTGTGTCCCTACGGGGGGGCACACGGCCTCTGGCGCCAGAGGCGGCTACCAATCGCGGAACAGACTGCCCCCGGTGATCGCGAGCCAGGCGCCAACCCCAATCGCCATCCACCCGAGCACCCGCATCGCGAACACGGCCTCTGGCGTGCGGAACAGCGGACCGCTCAGGAACAGCGGCATCAGCGCGACGAGAAAGAGGCCGGCCGCGAGCAGCGCCAGAGGCACCACGCGGAAGCGCTGAGCGAGGAAAACGTGCGGGCGGGCCGCTGGCGACTCAGCGGGCGCCTCGCTTTCAAACGGGAGGCCACAGGCCGCGCAGACCGGCGCCTCTGGCGAGGCATCTGCGCCGCAGCGGTAGCACGCCTGGAGGCGAGCGAGCTTCGACGGGAATCCAGGTGCGGGCGCCATAGAGCGCTGTATCCTGAGAAAAACGAAACCTACACCCATGGATACCTACGACGTGATCGTGGTCGGCGGCGGGCACGCGGGGGCGGAGGCGGCGCACGCCGCGGCCCGGCTCGGCGCCCGCACCCTGCTGCTCACGATGAGCCTGGACAAGATCGGCGCGATGTCCTGCAACCCCGCCGTCGGCGGTGTGGGCAAGGGGCAGATCGTGCGCGAGATCGACGCGCTGGGCGGGCTCATGGGCCGCATCGCGGATCAGACCGCGGTCCACTTCCGAATGCTCAACACGAGCAAGGGGCCCGCCGTGTGGAGCCCGCGCTGCCAGAGCGACCGGCACGAGTACAGCTTGGCCCTCCGCGAGGCGCTGGAGAACACGCCGAACCTCTTTTTCCGCCAGGACGCCGCGGTGGACCTCCTCACCGCGCCAGAGGCGCAACCCGCCGGGGCCTCTGGCGCGGGCGGCAAGCGCGTGGTCGGCATCGTGACGCGCTCGGGTATGGAGATCCGCGCCGGGGCTGTCATCCTCACGACCGGCACATTCCTCGGCGGGACCATCCATGTTGGCAACCAGCAGCGCTCCGGAGGGCGCGACGGCGAGGCTGCCGCGGGTCGCCTGACGGCGGCGCTGACGCGCCTGGGCTTCGAGACCGGCCGCCTCAAAACCGGCACGCCGCCACGCCTGGATGGCCGGACCATTGACTGGGACGCTTGCACGCCGCAGCCCAGCGATCCGCACCCGCGCCCGTTCTCGTTCATGAGCGACGAGCTCCCGCACGAGCCTCTGGCGTGCTACATCACGCATACGAGCCAGGCCGTGCACGCCATTCTGCGTGAGGGCTTTGAAGAGAGCCCGATGTACGCCGGCCGCATCCAGGGCCGCGGGCCGCGCTACTGCCCCAGCATCGAGGACAAGATCGACCGCTTCGCGAGCAAAACGAGCCACCAGTTGTTCCTGGAGCCCGAGGGGCGCCGCACGCACGAGGTCTACGTCAACGGCTTCTCGACAAGCCTGCCCGAAGAGGTCCAGACCCGCGCGCTGCGCCTCATCCCCGGCCTGGAGCGCGCCCACGTGCTGCGCCCCGGCTACGCCATCGAGTACGACTACGTGCCGCCGCACCAGATCTACCGCTCGATGGAGACCAAGCTCGCCAGAGGCCTCTACCTCGCGGGCCAGATCAACGGCACGACCGGCTACGAAGAGGCCGCCGCGCAGGGCCTCATGGCTGGCATCAACGCCGCGCGGGATACGGGCGCCAGAGGCGCAGACGTGGCCTCTGGCGGCATGACCAACGAACACGCCAGCGGTGTGTCCCTACCGGGAGACCTAGCCTCTGGCGGGCCGCTCGTGCTCGGGCGCGACCAGGCCTACATCGGCGTCCTCGTGGACGACCTGGTGGCAAAAGGGACGGACGAGCCGTACCGCATGTTTACGAGCCGCGCCGAGCACCGCATCCTCTTGCGCCAGGACAACGCGGACGGGCGCCTCACGCCACTCGGCTACGCGCTCGGACTCGCCACGCGCGAAAGGCTGGACCGCATGAACGCCCGCGCCGAGGCCGCCGCGCTTCTGGCCGACCGCATCACGTCCACGTCTGTCACGCCCGCTTCGGCCAACCCGTACCTCGAATCCGTCGGCACAGCGCCTCTGGCGGAGCCGACGCGGCTCAACCGGATCGCGCTGCGCCCCGAGGTGACCCTTCTCGACCTGCTGCGCGCCTCTGGCGAGGCCGACCTGATCCCCGAGGCGCCCGGCCTGGAGCCCATCACGGAGCGCGTGGAGACCGAGATGAAGTACGCGGGCTACCTGGAGCGCGAGCGCGACGCCGCCGACCGGATGCAGGACCTGGAGCGCTGGCGCGTCCCGGACGGCTTCGACTTCACGGCTGTCACCTCCATCTCCCACGAGGCGCGCGAAAAGCTGACCCGCGTGCGACCCGAAACGCTGGGCCAGGCCTCGCGCGTGAGCGGCGTCAGCCCCGCCGACGTGCAAAGCCTGATGGTCCTCTTGCGCCGCTTCCGCGGCCCCGCCTCCCCCGCTTCTGGCGACGGCGCCTCCCATTCCGTCTCTCCGCCAGAGGCCACCGCATGACCGACCCCATCGCCGCGCTCAGCGCCGACCAGAACGCCAAGCTCGACCGGTTCGCCGCCGAGCTGGTGCGCATGAACAAGCACGTCAACCTCGTCGCGCCGACCACGCTACGCGAGGGCGAGCTAGAACGCGTGCACCTCAAGCACAGCCTCGCGCTCTCGACAAAGGCGTTCCCGCCCGAAGCCGTGGTCGTGGACTGGGGCGCCGGCGGAGGCCTCCCCACCATTCCTCTGGCGATCGCGTTTCCCGAGACGCAGTTCGTCGCCGTGGACGCCGTGGGCAAGAAGATGGAGGCCGTGCGGACGTTCGCGCGCCGCCTCGGGCTCCCCAACCTCGGCGTCTGGATCGGCCGCGCCGAGGCCTACGACGGCCCCGCGCCGCACTACTGCGTAAGCCGCGCAACGGCGCCTCTGGCGGACCTGTGGGCGTGGACCGAGCGGGTGCTCACGCCTCTGGCGGAGCCGCCCTCGCCAGAGGCCGAGGATGTCTGGCAACCCGGTCTGCTGACGCTGAAAGGCGGCAACCTGGACGAGGAGGTCGCGGCCATGCACGAGGCGCATCCCGGCCTCACCACCAGCCGGACGTATCTCAAAGCGCTTCTCGGGCCGGGCTACCCCAGCAAGATGATTCTCGAAGTGCGCCCCGAGGCGTAGCGCGAGAACCCAGCCTCTGGCGCCAGAGGCTGACATGAGAAGAGGCCCCCGGCATCGCGCCAGGGGCCTCTTTTTTCGATTCTTTGCCGATTCGGGTTACCGGCCGAAGCGGTAGATCGCTGCAATGGAGAACACGCCGTTCTTGACGGAGTCGTCCTCTTCAAGCTCCTCCTCGTCTACGACGTTGAGGAGGCCCAGAGTGTACCGGGCGTCAACCGCGAAAGGGCCTGCGCCGACCGTCAGGCCAAGCGCGCCGCCGAGGTCGAACGACTTGAACTGCGAGTCGAACTCCTCGCGCGCGGCGTCGCCTTCGGGCTCGCAGAACTGGTCGTCGTCGGCCTCACCACCGCAGTTCAGCGCTGCGCGGAGCTTGAACGCCGGGACGGCGCCGGCCTGAACACCGACCTCCAAACCGTTCTGCATCGGGATCATCACGTTGAGCAGAACCGGACCCTCCAGGTAGTCCAATTGGATGGTCTGGCTGGCGTCGAAATCACCGGCCTCGTCCGTTCCTTCGAAGTTGAAGCTCGTCTTGAAGCCCTTCTGAGCGTACAGGACTTCCGTACGGAGGCCGAGCGATGGCGTGAACGGCACGTCGGCCGTGACGCCGCCTACAAAGCCCAACCGTGCCTGCTTCTCGATGCCGTCCTCGTCAAAGGCGCCGTCATCGTCGAAGAAGAGAGTGGCGGTGTTGAGTCCGGCCTTGAGACCGAACGAGGGGGACTGTGCCTGCGCGGTGGCGGCAAACGCCACGAGCGTGAAGGCGAGAAGAGAGAAGCGCATAGAAATAGAGGCCTCAGGCCAGGGGGGATAAAGAGACTCCCGCAAAGCGGGGCGCCCGTGTACGCTAGGCCTCTGGCGAGTTCCACCAGAGACCCTGAACGCGTGGTTCCTTGACAAAGCAACGCCAGAGGCCACATGGAGGGCCTCTGGCGCCAGAGGCTAGTAGCGGCTGCCGCCAAAGCGGACGCCAAAGGTGAGGGAAACCGTCTGGTTCTTCAGGTCCGGCAGCTCGTTGGCGGGGAGGTCCAGGAAGAACGTGTCATCGTCGCTCACCTGCGCCAGGCCGAGCGAGTAGCGGCCCTCCACGTAGTAGGGACCCGAGCCGACGTCGAGGCCGATCAGGGCGCCGTAGTCGGTGTTGGCCTCCAGGTCGAAGTCGCCGTCAATGTCGTTGCCGCCGGTCTTGATGGGAATGCCGGCGTAGCCGCCGAGTGTCACGCCACCGTCGAGCGTTTGCCCGATGGGCACGGACAGGCGGACGTACGCGGGAATCTCGATGTAGTCGAAGGCATAGGTCTCATCGAACTCCGAGTTGACCGGGTCGACGTACTTCGCGCCTTTCTGAGAGTACAGGGCTTCCAACCCGATGCCGAAGCCGGGGTTGACGTCAAAGCGCACGACGGCACCGCCGACGGCGCCGAGCTTGGGATCCAAGCCATCCGAGCTGGGGCCGGAGTAGAACGAGGTGTTGAGACCGCCTTTGAGGCCGAAGGTGACCTGAGCCGAGGCGAAGGGCGTAGCCACGAAGACGAGCGCGGCGAGAAGAAGGGAACGCATGAGGGTGCAGTGGTGAGTGGTCTAAAACGGGTGCCGCCCGGAACGGGTGCGGCATACAAGCCGCGCGCCACGCGTGCCAGGTGACGCCAGAGGCGGCCGCTGGCGTGAACAAACGCGGCAGACGCGAACGAGATGCACATTGAGGCGTTGACATCCGGCTGTCACCCCCTCTGCGTATCGTCGCCTCTGGCAGACGCGCGCGACCATTCGCGCGGTCGTCCGCTCCCTGGCTCACCCGCTCCCTCCCCCATGGCCCGCTCCGACCGATCGCTCAACAAGACCGAGCGCCTGTTCGCCCTCGTGCTGCTGTTGCAGAACCGGCCCAACATGACCTCGCGTGATCTCGCCGATCACTTCGCGGTCAGCCGCCGCACCATCTTCCGCGACCTGCGGACGCTGGGCGAGAGCGGCGTGCCGCTGACCTACGCCGAGGCGGGCGGGTACGAGATCCTGGAGGGCTACCAGCTCCCCCCGCTCATGTTCAGCGCGCGAGAGGCCGCCACGCTCCTCGTCGGCACGGCGTTTACCAAGCTCCAGCCCGACGCCAGCCTCCGCACCGACGCCGACGCCGTGGCGATGAAGATCCGATCGGTCCTCCCCGACTCCGTCCGGGACTACATCGACCGGTTGCAGGAGCGGACCGTGCTCTCGCCGTTCAACGAGGTGCAAGACCAACGCGCGGCCTCTGGCGACGAGCAGGGGCTCTGGTTCGAGCTTTCCGAGGCCGTCGCGCGCCAGAGGCGCGTCAAGATGACCTACTACGTGGCCTCTCGCGACGAGGAGACCGTGCGCCTGGTGGACCCGCTGGGACTCGTGTACTACTCCGACCACTGGAACCTGATCGGCTACGACCACCTGCGCGAGGACATCCGCAACTTCCGGCTGGACCAGATCAAAAAGCTCCGCACGCGCTTTGAGACGTTCCAGGCGCCCGAGGGCTTCGACCTCAAATCGCACCTCCGGGAGCGCGGCGAGAGCCCGCAAAACGTGCGCATGACCGTCCGCTTCCGCTCACGCGCGTGGCGCTGGGCCCGCCGCCAGGTGCCCGCCGACGTGGAACAGGAGTTGCGCGAGGAAGGCGGCTGGGTGCGCGCCACGTTCGAGTTCGAGAACGCGAACTACGTGGCCCGGTGGCTGCTCCGCTACGGGACCGATGCCGAGGTGATCGAGCCGGAGTCGCTGCGCGAGGCCGTGCGCGACCAAGCCCAGGCCATCGCGAAGCAGTACGCCTGAGCCGGCCTCTGGCGCTCAAAACCGGCAAGCGCCCGTGTCGCATATTTTGACGTTCCCCGACGCCCCAGCCCGATGGACCGAAAGTCTGCCGAAGAGTTTGTCTTGCTGCACAACCAGTTGTGCTTCGCGCTCTACTCCTCCTCCAAAATGATCGTCGACGCCTACGAGCCCATTCTGGCGCCGCTGGGCCTGACGTATCAGGAGTACCTCGCGATGATGGTGCTGTGGGAGGAGGGGACCATCCTGGAGCACGACCTCGCGGACAGGCTCAGGGCGGACATCTCCGAGATCGCGGCGTGGACGGACGAGTTGCAGGCGAAAGGCTTTATCCGCCGCACCGAAACGGCCGACGGCGCGCTGATGGAGCCGACCGAGCCGGGCCGCGCGCTCAGGGCGCAGGCCATCGAGGCGGTCCCGGACGCCATCCGGTGCCGGCTTCTCCTGCCCGAGGACGACATCTCGATGCTCCGCGAGGGGCTCTACCGCATGATGGACAACATCGAGGACACGCAGGCTGGCTGAGCCTCTGGCGCCAGAGGCCAAGAAGCGGCGCCAGCACCGCGCCCCGGTCTGACCGAGGCCGGCGTTTCGCGCTGCGGCAGCGCCAGAGACCGCCGGGTCAGCCCAGGATCTCGTAGACGGTGACCTCGAACGTGAGCGTCGCGTTGGGTGGGACCGCTCCGGGAATGCCCATCGCGCCGTAGCCATTTTCGGGTGGAATGCTGAACGTCTTGGTTTCGCCCTCGCGCATCCCGACGACCTCCTCTCGGAAGCCGTCGATCATCTCCGGGAGTCGGAAGGTGACGCCCTCGCCGGAATCGAAAACGGTGCCGTCTTCCAGCCGCCCTTCGTAATCGAGCAGGAGCGTGCTTTGGTCGGTCGCGACGGCCGCCGTCGTGGCGGTCTCGGTGGGTTCGCCGGGCGCAGGCGCCGCGTCGGCTCCCGTGGTCTCTGCCTCGGAGACCTCCACCGCGGAAACGGCGTCCGCCTCAGCGGCGGGCTCGGGGTCACACGCGGCGAGCGTACACGCCAGGACGAGAAGAGCGAGGCGAGACATACGCTGAGCGGCAGGCAAGGGCGCGCAGAATACGACCGCCGAGTGCGGCGATCTTGCGCGATGCCGACGCTCTCCCGCCCCGCCGTTCTCGCGCTGACCACGCTCACGATGGTCGCTTTTGCGGCCAACTCCGTGCTCGCGCGGCTGGCCCTCGCCACGACCGAAACCGGCGCGGCATCGTTTACCGCGATCCGCCTCGGCGCCGGCGCCTTCGCTCTCGCACTGCTCGCACGCCAGAGGCTGCGCGGGACCGGGAGTTGGGCCTCTGGCGCCGCGCTGTTCGTGTACGCCGCGGCCTTTTCCTACGCCTACCTCTCGCTCTCCACCGGCACGGGGGCGCTCCTGCTCTTCGGCGCCGTGCAGATCACGATGATTGGCTGGGGCCTCGCCAGAGGCGAGCGGTTCGGCGTGGTGCAAACCGTGGGATTGATCCTCGCGATGGGCGGCCTCGTCGTGCTCTTGGCGCCGGGCGTGACGGCGCCGCCGCTGGGGGCGGCGTTGCTCATGGCCGCCTCTGGCGCGGCGTGGGGCGTGTACTCGTTGCGCGGGCGAGGAGCGGGAGATCCCATCGCACTCACGGCCGGCAACTTCTGGCGCGCGGCGCTGATGGGCGGGGCGCTGCTCGCCGTGGCGTGGCTGTGGCCCCTGCACGTCTGGCCGCACGGCGGCGTGTTCGTAGACGCCAGAGGCGCGGGTTTGGCGCTGGCCTCTGGCGGGCTCACGTCGGGCCTGGGCTACGCGCTGTGGTACCGCGTGCTGCCGTCGCTGCGGGCGTCCTCGGCGGCGACGGTCCAGCTCAGCGTGCCGGTGATCGCGGCGCTGGGCGGGCTCGCGCTTGTGGGCGAGGCGCTCACGCTACGGCTCGCGCTCGCGAGCGTGGTGACACTGGGCGGGATCGCGCTCGTGGTGCGCGGGAGGTAGAGTTGGGCGGCCACTGAGGCCTCTGGCGCCAGAGGCTCAGGTCCAGTCCCGCACCTGTCGGAGCGCGAAGGCGCCGCAGGCCTCGCCGAACGTCGGCGCGTCAGCGGGGCGCGCGCCGGGGTACCAGCCGTGGCCAAGCGCCGGGAGCACCTCCACGGTGCTCCTTGGATAGGCCGATGCGGCGTCCCGGATGGCCTCTGGCGTCGCGACCGGATCGCGCTCGCCAGCGAGGAACGCAACAGGGCGGCTCTCGCCAGAAGCGAACCCCAGCGGGTCCAGGCCGTCCAGCGCGCGCCCGCCGCGGCCCAGCCGCGAGAGCAGCCGCGCAAACCGCAGCGCGCCGACCGCGGGCTCGCCGCCCATCCGCCGCGCCGCGGTCTCCGCCAGAGGCCCCAGGCGAAGACCGCCCGTGACCACCGCCGCGGGGATGCCGGAGAACTGCGCGAACGTGTCCACCAACCCGCGCGCCATACCGGGAAGCCCCGGGTGTCCGATGGCGCCGATCAGACGGTCGCCCAACCCGTCGCGGCCAAAGGCGAAGCTGGAAAGCAGGCACCCGAAGCTGGCGCCGAACAGAGCACGCCGGCCTCTGGCGCCGATGCCGTGCGCGTCGGCGCCGAGCGCGAACGCCGCCGCGAGGTCGGCCGCGACGCCATCGAACATGCGCGCCACGAGCGGCACGTCGAGCGCGACACCGCGGCGCGCGATCTCGGCCACGGCCGCACCGGGATTGCCGCCCCCGCCCGGACGCCGCACGCCTCCCAGCGGCGTGTCTATCAAAATGGCCCCGGCGCCGCCTCTGGCGAGCTCAAGCGCGGCGGGAATGCTGTGCGCCAGAGGCTTCGTGATGCCGTTGAGCAGCGTGACCGCCGCAGCGCCTTCGCGCCCATCAGCGGGCGGAATCACGAGAGCGTCGAACGTCGAAAACGCGAGGTCCAGGTCGGCGTCGCCGGTGTACGGGTGATCGCGGCGGAGGCGGTAGCGCGTGGCGCCGAGGCCTTCGACGCGCACCGCGCGGGCGCTGAGAACCTGAAGCGGAGACGAAGCCGGAACGGAGAGAGCGGACACGAGAGCGTTGTGTTTCGCGCTCTCACGTCGCCTCTGGCGCAGAGTTCGGCCGACGCGCCGTCCTCCGCGCTTCTTCGACGCCAGAGGCCTCTGGCGCGAGAGGCTACCGCACCTGGTCCGTTGGCATCACGAGGACCTCGGCGACGGTCGCGCCAGAGGGCGCGGAGACGGCGTAGCGGATCGATTCGGCGATGTCCTCGGGCGCGATCGGCGTGGCCTTGAACTCCGGCGCCGCCTCCTTGAACGCCGGGTCCTCGATGGCCTGGAACAGCTCGGTCGAGACCGCGCCGGGCTCGATGCACGTCACGCGGATGCCGTGCCGCGGGCCAAGCTCCATGCGCAGCCCTTCGGAAAAGGCCGTGATGGCGTGCTTGGTCGCGCAGTAGACGGAGCCGCCGAAAAAGAGCCGCCGCCCCGCGACCGAAGACACGTTGACGATGTGCCCGGCCTCTTGCGAGATCATGTGCGGGATCGCCGCACCGGTGCAGTAGAGCACACCGTTGATGTTCACGTCCACCATCTGCATCCACTCCTCCATGCGGACGCTCTCGGCGAG carries:
- a CDS encoding ferredoxin family protein, whose product is MPYVVAQPCINCKHTDCVEVCPVDCFYEGPNFLVINPDECIDCNACVPVCPVEAIYADDELPEEWTHYAEWNTYLANQWQALGYNITEKKPELPQAEEWASPPQSETKNEEDILTWEGAE
- the mnmG gene encoding tRNA uridine-5-carboxymethylaminomethyl(34) synthesis enzyme MnmG, encoding MDTYDVIVVGGGHAGAEAAHAAARLGARTLLLTMSLDKIGAMSCNPAVGGVGKGQIVREIDALGGLMGRIADQTAVHFRMLNTSKGPAVWSPRCQSDRHEYSLALREALENTPNLFFRQDAAVDLLTAPEAQPAGASGAGGKRVVGIVTRSGMEIRAGAVILTTGTFLGGTIHVGNQQRSGGRDGEAAAGRLTAALTRLGFETGRLKTGTPPRLDGRTIDWDACTPQPSDPHPRPFSFMSDELPHEPLACYITHTSQAVHAILREGFEESPMYAGRIQGRGPRYCPSIEDKIDRFASKTSHQLFLEPEGRRTHEVYVNGFSTSLPEEVQTRALRLIPGLERAHVLRPGYAIEYDYVPPHQIYRSMETKLARGLYLAGQINGTTGYEEAAAQGLMAGINAARDTGARGADVASGGMTNEHASGVSLPGDLASGGPLVLGRDQAYIGVLVDDLVAKGTDEPYRMFTSRAEHRILLRQDNADGRLTPLGYALGLATRERLDRMNARAEAAALLADRITSTSVTPASANPYLESVGTAPLAEPTRLNRIALRPEVTLLDLLRASGEADLIPEAPGLEPITERVETEMKYAGYLERERDAADRMQDLERWRVPDGFDFTAVTSISHEAREKLTRVRPETLGQASRVSGVSPADVQSLMVLLRRFRGPASPASGDGASHSVSPPEATA
- a CDS encoding 16S rRNA (guanine(527)-N(7))-methyltransferase RsmG, with amino-acid sequence MTDPIAALSADQNAKLDRFAAELVRMNKHVNLVAPTTLREGELERVHLKHSLALSTKAFPPEAVVVDWGAGGGLPTIPLAIAFPETQFVAVDAVGKKMEAVRTFARRLGLPNLGVWIGRAEAYDGPAPHYCVSRATAPLADLWAWTERVLTPLAEPPSPEAEDVWQPGLLTLKGGNLDEEVAAMHEAHPGLTTSRTYLKALLGPGYPSKMILEVRPEA
- a CDS encoding porin family protein; amino-acid sequence: MRFSLLAFTLVAFAATAQAQSPSFGLKAGLNTATLFFDDDGAFDEDGIEKQARLGFVGGVTADVPFTPSLGLRTEVLYAQKGFKTSFNFEGTDEAGDFDASQTIQLDYLEGPVLLNVMIPMQNGLEVGVQAGAVPAFKLRAALNCGGEADDDQFCEPEGDAAREEFDSQFKSFDLGGALGLTVGAGPFAVDARYTLGLLNVVDEEELEEDDSVKNGVFSIAAIYRFGR
- a CDS encoding porin family protein, which produces MRSLLLAALVFVATPFASAQVTFGLKGGLNTSFYSGPSSDGLDPKLGAVGGAVVRFDVNPGFGIGLEALYSQKGAKYVDPVNSEFDETYAFDYIEIPAYVRLSVPIGQTLDGGVTLGGYAGIPIKTGGNDIDGDFDLEANTDYGALIGLDVGSGPYYVEGRYSLGLAQVSDDDTFFLDLPANELPDLKNQTVSLTFGVRFGGSRY
- a CDS encoding helix-turn-helix transcriptional regulator yields the protein MARSDRSLNKTERLFALVLLLQNRPNMTSRDLADHFAVSRRTIFRDLRTLGESGVPLTYAEAGGYEILEGYQLPPLMFSAREAATLLVGTAFTKLQPDASLRTDADAVAMKIRSVLPDSVRDYIDRLQERTVLSPFNEVQDQRAASGDEQGLWFELSEAVARQRRVKMTYYVASRDEETVRLVDPLGLVYYSDHWNLIGYDHLREDIRNFRLDQIKKLRTRFETFQAPEGFDLKSHLRERGESPQNVRMTVRFRSRAWRWARRQVPADVEQELREEGGWVRATFEFENANYVARWLLRYGTDAEVIEPESLREAVRDQAQAIAKQYA
- a CDS encoding MarR family winged helix-turn-helix transcriptional regulator → MDRKSAEEFVLLHNQLCFALYSSSKMIVDAYEPILAPLGLTYQEYLAMMVLWEEGTILEHDLADRLRADISEIAAWTDELQAKGFIRRTETADGALMEPTEPGRALRAQAIEAVPDAIRCRLLLPEDDISMLREGLYRMMDNIEDTQAG
- a CDS encoding FKBP-type peptidyl-prolyl cis-trans isomerase — translated: MSRLALLVLACTLAACDPEPAAEADAVSAVEVSEAETTGADAAPAPGEPTETATTAAVATDQSTLLLDYEGRLEDGTVFDSGEGVTFRLPEMIDGFREEVVGMREGETKTFSIPPENGYGAMGIPGAVPPNATLTFEVTVYEILG
- a CDS encoding DMT family transporter, yielding MPTLSRPAVLALTTLTMVAFAANSVLARLALATTETGAASFTAIRLGAGAFALALLARQRLRGTGSWASGAALFVYAAAFSYAYLSLSTGTGALLLFGAVQITMIGWGLARGERFGVVQTVGLILAMGGLVVLLAPGVTAPPLGAALLMAASGAAWGVYSLRGRGAGDPIALTAGNFWRAALMGGALLAVAWLWPLHVWPHGGVFVDARGAGLALASGGLTSGLGYALWYRVLPSLRASSAATVQLSVPVIAALGGLALVGEALTLRLALASVVTLGGIALVVRGR
- a CDS encoding alpha/beta fold hydrolase, whose translation is MSALSVPASSPLQVLSARAVRVEGLGATRYRLRRDHPYTGDADLDLAFSTFDALVIPPADGREGAAAVTLLNGITKPLAHSIPAALELARGGAGAILIDTPLGGVRRPGGGGNPGAAVAEIARRGVALDVPLVARMFDGVAADLAAAFALGADAHGIGARGRRALFGASFGCLLSSFAFGRDGLGDRLIGAIGHPGLPGMARGLVDTFAQFSGIPAAVVTGGLRLGPLAETAARRMGGEPAVGALRFARLLSRLGRGGRALDGLDPLGFASGESRPVAFLAGERDPVATPEAIRDAASAYPRSTVEVLPALGHGWYPGARPADAPTFGEACGAFALRQVRDWT
- a CDS encoding SDR family oxidoreductase produces the protein MTSLQDLSVVITGASSGIGDATARLLAKEGARVVLAARRADRLEALKADIEASGGTALVVETDVTDRAQCEALIQAAMDAYGRIDVLINNAGVMPLSLAESVRMEEWMQMVDVNINGVLYCTGAAIPHMISQEAGHIVNVSSVAGRRLFFGGSVYCATKHAITAFSEGLRMELGPRHGIRVTCIEPGAVSTELFQAIEDPAFKEAAPEFKATPIAPEDIAESIRYAVSAPSGATVAEVLVMPTDQVR